Proteins found in one Aspergillus puulaauensis MK2 DNA, chromosome 8, nearly complete sequence genomic segment:
- a CDS encoding chlorohydrolase family protein (COG:F;~EggNog:ENOG410PG2G;~InterPro:IPR011059,IPR006680,IPR032466;~MEROPS:MER0037714;~PFAM:PF01979;~TransMembrane:1 (o515-533i);~go_function: GO:0016787 - hydrolase activity [Evidence IEA];~go_function: GO:0016810 - hydrolase activity, acting on carbon-nitrogen (but not peptide) bonds [Evidence IEA]) yields MAPVTLFFGTFVDLPRLNSGRKHELSINHGVLWVAASTGRVEGFDWSVDSEEKLQSLVRKSGWAGVQIVRAREDQNEFFFPGFIDTHIHAPQYPNSGLFGSSTLLDWLESYTFPLESSMSSLSKARTAYDTVISRTLANGTTCASYFATIHVASTNLLATLCHTRGQRALIGRVCMDNPSYCPEYYRDESAQSSTSATEETISHIHTLDPESNLIKPIITPRFVPTCSRTALASLGALAASHTPPLHIQTHISENTSECGLVHSLFPEYPSYAAVYDAYSLLTPRTILAHAVHLTREEKELIASRKAKISHCPASNSALGSGIAPVRDLIDKGITVGLGTDVSGGYSPSILEAVRQACLVSRLLGHTTSEVGEGADGNGKQEEGREVLSVEEALYLATRGGAAVVDMDGELGGFEVGMFWDVQMIRLGPTTAAAGTAAATASTAGSGSETQSVVDIFGWESWTEKVHKWVWSGDDRNVRSVWVRGTLVHSIDGDSDNGSEQGLFGLASDVMTKDWVRWAMGGVGVGALGLILGGRARSG; encoded by the exons ATGGCGCCCGTTACCCTGTTCTTTGGGACATTCGTGGACCTTCCCCGGTTGAATTCCGGCCGGAAGCATGAGCTATCTATCAATCATGGCGTGCTCTGGGTGGCAGCATCGACTGGCCGGGTCGAGGGGTTTGACTGGAGTGTTGACAGCGAAGAAAAATTGCAGTCGCTTGTTAGGAAAAGTGGCTGGGCTGGTGTACAGATTGTACGAGCAAGAGAGGACCAGAATGAGTTTTTCTTCCCGGGGTTTATCG ACACACATATCCACGCGCCTCAATACCCGAATTCAGGCCTCTTCGGTTCTTCAACCCTCCTAGACTGGTTGGAATCATATACATTCCCACTCGAAAGCTCCATGTCCAGTCTCTCCAAAGCCCGAACGGCCTACGACACCGTCATCTCCCGCACCCTCGCCAACGGCACCACGTGCGCCTCCTACTTCGCAACCATCCACGTCGCCTCAACAAACCTCCTCGCAACCCTCTGCCACACCCGGGGCCAACGCGCCCTCATCGGCCGCGTCTGCATGGACAACCCCTCCTACTGCCCAGAGTACTACCGCGACGAATCCGCGCAGTCCTCCACATCCGCAACAGAGGAAACAATATCCCACATCCACACGCTCGATCCAGAGTCAAACCTCATAAAACCAATCATCACCCCTCGCTTCGTCCCAACCTGCTCGCGCACCGCGCTGGCCTccctcggcgccctcgcAGCATCCCACACCCCGCCCCTGCACATCCAAACCCATATCTCAGAGAACACATCCGAGTGCGGCCTCGTCCACTCCCTCTTCCCAGAATACCCTTCCTACGCAGCCGTATATGACGCATATTCCCTGCTCACTCCGCGCACGATCCTCGCGCACGCAGTGCACCTCACCCGCGAAGAAAAGGAGCTCATTGCATCCCGCAAGGCCAAAATCTCGCACTGCCCAGCATCTAATTCGGCGCTAGGTTCGGGCATTGCACCGGTCCGGGATCTCATTGATAAGGGGATCACGGTTGGTCTTGGGACGGATGTTTCGGGGGGCTATAGCCCTAGTATTCTTGAGGCGGTGCGGCAGGCTTGTCTTGTTAGTCGGTTGTTGGGGCATACTACTTCAGAGGTTGGCGAGGGTGCGGATGGAAATgggaagcaggaggaaggcAGGGAAGTCCTCTCCGTCGAAGAAGCGCTGTATCTTGCGACGCGCGGCGGCGCGGCTGTCGTTGATATGGATGGTGAATTGGGCGGGTTCGAGGTGGGGATGTTTTGGGATGTTCAGATGATTCGGCTTGGGCCGACTACAGCCGCTGCTGGAACTGCAGCTGCAACTGCATCTactgctggttctgggtCTGAGACTCAGTCTGTAGTTGATATTTTCGGCTGGGAGTCCTGGACTGAAAAGGTGCATAAGTGGGTGTGGAGCGGAGATGATCGGAATGTGCGGAGTGTTTGGGTTAGAGGCACTCTTGTGCATTCTATTGATGGTGACAGTGACAATGGTTCTGAACAGGGACTATTTGGGCTGGCATCTGATGTTATGACGAAAGACTGGGTGCGTTGGGCGATG
- the GCV2 gene encoding glycine decarboxylase subunit P (BUSCO:EOG09260DBG;~COG:E;~EggNog:ENOG410PGZA;~InterPro:IPR020581,IPR015424,IPR003437,IPR015421, IPR015422;~PFAM:PF01212,PF02347;~go_function: GO:0003824 - catalytic activity [Evidence IEA];~go_function: GO:0004375 - glycine dehydrogenase (decarboxylating) activity [Evidence IEA];~go_process: GO:0006544 - glycine metabolic process [Evidence IEA];~go_process: GO:0006546 - glycine catabolic process [Evidence IEA];~go_process: GO:0055114 - oxidation-reduction process [Evidence IEA]), with the protein MAASWCLRGSRQLALRAPLRTVPSAPARSRFLPAYRALNTTTQQSHSSRRPVYTSSLADHGVPHPRDVFQPLDTFPRRHIGPSPEAAEEMLAVLDPPVASLDEFVKQVLPPDVLSKKNLDVARASADEGLPRSSVHGGLGETDMLKLLDKYREQIDVSGKTYIGAGYYPTIVPPVILRNVLENPAWYTSYTPYQPEISQGRLESLLNFQTLTADLTGLPFANASVLDEATAAAEAMTMSFATMPASKQKKADKTYVVSDLCHPQTIAVMRSRAEGFGINLVVGDILANDFQLVKDHGEHLIGVLAQYPDTEGGIYDYQSLSDAIHSSGGTFSVATDLLALTLLKAPGEFGADIAFGSAQRFGVPMGYGGPHAAFFACADKYKRKVPGRVVGVSKDRLGNRALRLALQTREQHIRREKATSNICTAQALLANMSAMYAVYHGPEGLKAIAQRIMSMTTALQAKLAALGYNVPAKSNVADGAAVFDTVTVEFANSQEAGAIIAAAREKKLFFRHVSPTKVGVSLDETTGRDEVKTILEVFASHAKGEVALEQELNLAHIPASLERTSSYLTHPVFNTHRSETEMLRFIRHLESKDLSLAHSMIPLGSCTMKLNATTEMIPVSYPEFSQMHPFLPADVAKGYTQMIDDLEQQLADITGMAEVTVQPNSGAQGEFAGLRVIKKFQEATGSAKRNICLIPVSAHGTNPASAAMAGMKVVTIKCDTKTGNLDLDDLKLKCEKHKDELAAIMITYPSTFGVYEPGVKKACELVHQHGGQVYMDGANMNAQIGLCSPGEIGADVCHLNLHKTFCIPHGGGGPGVGPIGVAEHLRPYLPSHPNSEYLQSKRSESSSPPISAAPWGSASILPITFNYINMMGSKGLTHATKITLLNANYILSRLKEHYPILYTNDNGRCAHEFILDVRKFKDTCGIEAIDIAKRLQDYGFHAPTMSWPVANTLMIEPTESENKAELDRFCDALISIRQEIAAVESGAQPREGNVLRLAPHTQRDLLATEWDRPYTREAAAYPLPYLIEKKFWPSVTRVDDAYGDQNLFCTCGPVEDSE; encoded by the exons ATGGCTGCGTCCTGGTGCCTGCGCGGCTCTCGTCAGCTCGCACTGCGCGCTCCATTGCGCACAGTTCCCTCTGCTCCTGCGCGGAGCCGATTCCTCCCCGCATACCGTGCTCTGaacacaacaacacaacaGTCTCATTCATCCCGGCGGCCTGTTTATACCAGCTCCTTGGCGGACCACGGTGTTCCTCACCCTCGCGATGTTTTCCAGCCGCTAGATACCTTCCCCCGACGCCATATCGGCCCCTCGCCGGAGGCCGCAGAAGAGATGCTGGCAGTCCTCGACCCTCCAGTTGCATCCCTCGATGAATTCGTCAAGCAGGTGCTCCCGCCGGATGTTCTGTCTAAGAAGAACCTCGATGTCGCACGTGCAAGCGCCGACGAGGGGCTACCTCGGAGCAGTGTCCACGGAGGCCTGGGTGAGACAGACATGCTGAAGTTGTTGGACAAATACCGGGAGCAGATCGACGTCTCTGGAAAGACATACATTGGTGCTGGTTACTATCCCACGATTGTGCCTCCGGTGATTCTCCGCAATGTCCTGGAGAACCCTGCCTGGTACACTAGCTACACTCCTTACCAGCCGGAAATCAGTCAGGGTCGTCTGGAGTCGCTCCTGAACTTCCAGACTTTGACCGCTGATCTGACCGGTCTCCCATTCGCCAACGCTTCGGTCTTGGATGAAGCCACTGCCGCTGCTGAGGCCATGACCATGTCTTTCGCTACAATGCCCGCCAGCAAGCAAAAGAAGGCCGACAAGACATACGTTGTCTCCGATCTGTGCCACCCTCAGACCATTGCAGTGATGCGCTCTCGTGCGGAAGGCTTTGGCATCAACCTCGTCGTTGGAGACATCCTGGCCAATGACTTCCAGCTCGTCAAGGATCATGGAGAGCATCTGATTGGTGTTTTGGCCCAGTACCCTGATACCGAGGGTGGTATCTACGACTATCAGTCTCTGAGCGATGCTATCCACTCCTCTGGCGGTACCTTCAGCGTTGCCACCGATTTGCTCGCCTTGACGCTTCTGAAGGCACCGGGCGAGTTTGGTGCAGACATTGCCTTCGGTAGCGCCCAGAGATTTGGTGTTCCCATGGGATACGGTGGCCCCCACGCCGCTTTCTTCGCCTGCGCTGACAAGTACAAGCGCAAGGTTCCTGGccgtgttgttggtgtttccaAGGACCGCCTAGGTAACCGTGCTCTCAGACTGGCACTCCAGACCAGAGAGCAGCATATTCGCCGCGAAAAGGCTACCAGCAACATCTGCACTGCCCAGGCATTGCTTGCAAACATGAGCGCCATGTACGCAGTCTACCATGGACCTGAAGGCCTCAAGGCAATTGCTCAGCGCATCATGTCCATGACCACCGCCTTACAGGCGAAGCTTGCAGCTTTGGGCTACAATGTTCCTGCCAAGTCAAACGTTGCAGACGGTGCTGCTGTATTCGATACTGTTACCGTGGAGTTCGCGAACAGCCAGGAAGCCGGCGCCATCATTGCAGCTGCACGCGAGAAGAAACTTTTCTTTCGACACGTCTCCCCTACCAAGGTCGGTGTTTCTCTCGATGAGACCACTGGCCGCGATGAGGTCAAGACCATCCTCGAGGTCTTCGCTTCTCACGCCAAGGGTGAAGTTGCCCTTGAGCAGGAGCTCAACCTGGCTCACATCCCTGCTAGCCTGGAGCGCACATCTTCCTATCTCACTCACCCGGTATTCAACACCCACCGCTCTGAAACCGAGATGCTACGGTTCATCCGTCACCTGGAGTCCAAGGACTTGTCTCTGGCCCACTCTATGATCCCGCTCGGCTCTTGCACGATGAAGCTCAACGCTACCACCGAGATGATTCCCGTGTCGTACCCCGAGTTCTCTCAGATGCACCCATTCCTTCCCGCAGATGTCGCCAAGGGATACACTCAGATGATTGATGACttggagcagcagcttgCGGACATCACTGGAATGGCCGAGGTAACGGTTCAGCCCAACTCTGGTGCCCAGGGTGAGTTCGCCGGTCTGCGTGTCATCAAGAAGTTCCAGGAAGCCACTGGCAGCGCCAAGCGCAACATCTGCCTGATCCCTGTCTCTGCCCACGGCACCAACCCCGCGAGTGCTGCTATGGCCGGCATGAAGGTCGTCACGATTAAGTGTGACACCAAGACTGGTAACCTTGATCTCGACGACCTCAAGCTTAAGTGTGAGAAACACAAGGACGAATTGGCCGCCATCATGATAACCTACCCCAGTACATTTGGTGTGTACGAGCCCGGTGTCAAGAAGGCTTGCGAACTTGTCCACCAGCATGGCGGTCAGGTCTACATGGACGGAGCCAACATGAACGCTCAGATTGGTCTGTGCTCACCTGGTGAGATCGGTGCCGATGTCTGCCATTTGAACCTACACAAGACCTTCTGTATTCCCCACGGTGGCGGTGGCCCCGGTGTCGGTCCTATCGGTGTCGCAGAGCACCTTCGTCCCTACTTGCCGTCGCACCCCAACAGCGAGTATCTCCAGTCTAAGCGTTCCGagtcttcctctcccccgaTCAGCGCTGCACCTTGGGGTAGCGCCAGCATCCTTCCCATCACCTTCAACTACATCAACATGATGGGCTCTAAGGGATTGACCCACGCGACCAAGATCACCTTGCTCAACGCCAACTACATCCTCTCTCGTCTCAAGGAACACTACCCTATCCTGTACACCAACGACAACGGCCGCTGTGCCCACGAGTTCATCCTTGATGTCCGCAAGTTCAAGGATACCTGCGGTATCGAAGCCATTGACATTGCCAAGCGGTTACAGGACTATGGCTTCCACGCGCCGACCATGTCCTGGCCTGTGGCCAACACCCTCATGATCGAGCCTACGGAATCCGAAAACAAGGCAGAGCTTGACCGCTTCTGCGACGctctcatctccatccgTCAGGAGATCGCAGCCGTCGAGAGCGGCGCGCAGCCCCGGGAGGGCAATGTCCTCCGATTGGCTCCGCACACCCAGCgcgacctcctcgccaccgAGTGGGATCGCCCATACACCCGCGAGGCGGCGGCGTACCCTCTTCCCTACCTCATTGAGAAGAAGTTCTGGCCCTCCGTAACGCGAGTGGACGATG CCTACGGAGACCAGAACCTGTTTTGCACGTGCGGGCCCGTCGAGGACAGCGAGTAG